CTATTTTTGAATTCACCAACCGGCAATACTGATACTCCCCTTCTTTATAAATTTCAAAGGTACCTGTGACAGAAATCTCAGTTCCCACTTCAGGGTAGTCATCCGGATAAACAGAATCACCAGCTAAGACAAACTCTAATCCCTGCTGACAGCAGGCAGTTGCATCCGCAATAACTACCGAAAAATAACGATCCCCTCCATAGTTATAGTCCGAATCCGGATCGGCTTCATAAACCGTAAATTGCCCACGCATTTTTACCGTTTTTCCGATATAGTTCTCCGGTGTGACCATCATGTTGTAAACTTCAGAATAGACCATTGTACTGCTAAGCTGTGTCAGGTCAACATCTGCCATCCCATCATCTGCGGCTGCTGCCCCTTCTGTGACTGTAATATTGGCAGGAAGAGCATCAGAAACTGTTTTGGGATTCTCCTTTCCTTCTGAGCACCCAACCAGTGCCATTAGCAGTACAAAAGCAATGAGCTTTTTGATGATGCTTTTTCTGTTCATTTTCTTATACCTCCTGCCACAATTCCTGCCAGAGAAAAAAATGCAAAAGCCACAATATCCACGGCTACGATTGTAGATCCTACCGGGGTTCCCGCAAGAATAGAAATCAAAATGCCTGCTAAAGCACAGAACACAGAAAGTACCGCCGAGCAAATCGTAACAGCCTTGAAATTCTTAAACACCCGCATAGCAGACAGTGCCGGGAATATCACCAGCGCAGAAATCAGAAGTGACCCTACAAGATTCATCGCCAGAACGATAATTACAGCAATCACAACGGCAATCAGCAAGTTATAGGCCCCGGCATTGCTCCCTACCGCCTGTGCAAAGGTTTCATCGAAGGTTACTGCAAAAATCTTGTTATAAAATAAAATGAAGATTGCAACTACCAGCACAGACAGTCCGGCACACAACCATACCTCACCTTTGGTCAGTGTCAGAATAGAAGTAGAGCCAAATAGTGTACTGCAGACATCGCCCGACAGATTTGATGATGTGGAAAATAAATTCATCAACAGATAGCCGATAGCCAGCGCCCCAACTGAAATCATGGCAATTGCGGCATCCCCTTTGATTTTAGCGTTCTGTCCTGTTTTCAGAAGCAGTACAGCACACACAACCGTTGCCGGAAGAACGAACAGTATCTCATTGCTCAGATTTAATATGGCTGCAATTGCCATAGCTCCAAATGCCACGTGGGAAAGACCGTCCCCGATAAAAGAAAAGCGTTTTAATACCAGTGTCACACCGAACAAAGATGAGCAAAGGGCAATCAAAACACCCACAATCAACGCATAGCGGACAAACGGATATCCCAGATATAATGCCAGCTTTTCAAAAAATATATTCATTGCCGCGCACCTCCTTCCATAAATAGAAACTGCTTTCCGGAATTGCTTTTCAGATAGTCTTCTTTTGTGCCAAAGAAAGTCGTATCCGATATATGCAGAATGTGGCTGGCGTAGGTAATTGCCGCTTGTATATCATGGGAAATCATAAGGATGGTAATACCGTCTTTACGATTCAGCTGCTCAATTAAGCGGTACATTTCGGCAGTGACTTTCGGGTCAAGGCCGGATACCGGCTCATCTAAAAGCAGCACCTTTCTGGTTGCACAAAGTGCACGGGCGAGCAGCGCCCGCTGCTGTTGACCCCCGGACAATTCCCGGTAACAGTGACTTCCAAGATCTTCCAGCCCCATTTTTTTTATATTTTCTTCTGCCAATGCTTTTTCTTCCCTGTTATAGAATGGCCGAAGGCCGCAGTGTCCCTGACACCCGGAGAGAACAACCTCTCTAACGGATGCAGGGAAATCCCTCTGAACCATGGTCTGCTGCGGTAAATAGCCGATCTCGTTTGACTTCAGTCCGTCACCTGTCATAATGTTTCCGCTGATGGGCGGCTGTAAGTGAAGCAGGGCTTTCATTAATGTAGATTTTCCGGAACCGTTTTCTCCTACAATGCAGAAATACTCTCCGGCATGGATTGAAAAGCTGAGATCTTGCACGATGGCCTTGCCATCATACCCCAGCGTCAGATTTTGACAGGTAATAAGTGCCATGTTCTATCCCTCCTCCTTTTTATTGCAGCGCTTCTTTCAACACGGACAGATTACTATCCATGACAGAAAGATATGTCACGCCGTTTGCAGCATCCTCGGAAGTGGCAGACTGCATGGAGTCGAGCGTTAAAATATTCTGGTCCTTCGTCTGTGTATTATCTATGATTGTCTGAGCGATTTTCTGATCAGAGCTTTCAATCGTCAAAACACACGTTAGCCCCAGTTCCTCTGTCTTGCCGGCAAGGAAAGCGATTGTTTCAAAGCTGGCCTCAGTTTCCGCGGAGCATCCGACAAAAGCAGCATAATAAGAAAGCCCGTAATCATCCACCAGATACCGGAATGGAAAACGATCGCCAAAAAGCAAGGTCTTCTGAGAAGAGGCATCTAGCGTGCTCTTATAGTCTTCATCCAGAGACGCCAGCTTTTCATTATATGCAGCAGCATTATTTTGATATTTATCTGCATTTTGTGAATCAATTTCTGCCAGATTATCTGCAATCTCATGCACGAACACCTGTGTATTTTTTAATGACAGCCATACATGTTCATCATATTCAGGACCTTCCTCCTCTGCACCGGACTCTTCTCCTTCTTCACTTTCCATGCCCTCTACGAGTTCTTCTTCCTTTGCAGAGCTGCCAAGCACATCCAACAGATTGATTACCCGCATATTCTTGTTTGTGGCTTCCTGTAACGCATCCTCCACCCAGGCATCAGACTCACCGCCAACATAGATAAACAGGTCACAGGTGGAAATTTTTAAGATATCCTCTGCCGTGGGCTGATAGCTATGCAGATCAACACCATTATTCAGCAGCATAGTAAGTTCTGTATGGTCCGCATCAGCTCCAAGAATTTCACGAACCCAATCATATTCCGGGAAAATAGTTGTTACGATTTGAAGTGATTTTTCCTGACTATCATTTTCATTGCCACAAGCTGACAATAGAAACAAAGCCAGTGCTCCTGCCAGAATTATAGAAATATATTTTTTCATTATCATGAACCTCCAGATTTTTTATTGCAGTCTAAAAAAGGGTGCAAAAATACAAGGAAGCAATTATCCCGCTTAAAACTGAGTAGAATATGCCCTTGTCAGTGAAAGTTCTTATTCAATTGTTCATTCTCACCTTTTGGCTGATAGGGGTAATACATGGTATTACAAATAACGCTGTAAAACAGCATAGTACAGCCGGAAAAAAAAGCGATACAATGATAAATGGCTCAGTTAAGCCATTGCCCAGCTGCTTCAGCGACTGTTCTGCATGGTGAATACTTGCACAGACATGACAGCCTTCTCCCGTACAGGCATGCTCTGCCTCTTCGGTAATAAAGAGTATAGAGAAAAGCGTGACAAACAGAACAGCCATGCAGGTCACAAGTGCTATGGTACGCTGTTTCTTTGTATACATACGCTTCTCTCCTTTCCAAATTCTATATTGTTTGACTCCCGTCAATTGAAAACTATTTTTATAGTATAGCACTTGTTCTGAAATGTCAATATGGGAATCTTAAATGTATAGAATCGTGACTCCTGAAAAGCTGATTTCTCCTGTCAGTGTAACCTCCGAAATTCCATCCGGAATGTTTTTATTCTTTTCTTCTATTCCGCCAAAGGAGGTATTCAAGTACTTTAGTATGAAAAACCGGAATCTCCAAAAGGAAACTCCGGCTTTTTTATTATTTAAAACATTTTCTTTGACATTTCATCAATTGCTTCGGAAACAGCCTCATAAACTCCCGGATATGTACTTTCAGGTCCTCCCATGGTGGTTCCGGGTATATAATACAGTTTACCACATGCTTTGCACATCTCTTCCACTTCATTCATAATGTTTTCTTTCGACCAGTCTACCCGGTCTACTATACCATTGTCAATCCCTGCATGGAAGGATATCTGCCCCCCGTACTTTTGAACCAGTTCGGGAACATTATTCGTAGACATGACTCCCTGCCAGATATTAATGCCTGCATCAATCATATATGGTACCAGATTGGCTGCATAAGAATCGCTGTGGTGTACAATCAGTTCTACGCCATTATTTTTCCAGAAACCGTAGATTTTCTTATAGGCCGGCGCTATAAACTCCCCAAACATATCGGGTGAAAGGAAAGAGGAGCGCTGACTTCCCCAGTCATCATGATGAAACAAGGCATCCGGATGAAGATGTTTTATAATCTCTGCGGCTGCAGATATTTCATAGTCCACCAGAAAATCAATCAGTTCATGCATAGCCTCAGGCTCTTCATAAAATGCCATCATTGCTTCTTCCATCCCCATCAGATAATGGAGCTTTTCAAAGATGCCCGGTCCCACAAATGGAGCTACAAACTGCTCATTCCGGTCAGCATCCTCTGCCATCGCTACAAATGGAGCCCATTCCTCATTATTAAAATGTATCTCCGGTGCTTTTACATAATCGCGCCATCTGGTCACATCCTTTATGACTTTGAATTCTTCGCTCGTATCGGGGAACGGACCGGGTACGTTTTCCGGAAAACGAATCATAACACCCCAACCATTGCGTCCGCTTCCTCCCTTTGGACAGTTTCCTAAGGATGCCAGTGTTGTCGGATCATATACCAACTGAAGATATTCATATTGGTTTACAAACCGATCCGGATTCCCCCCATGGATTGTTTCCAGTAAATTTTGTCTTTTTGTTAACATAATATAACCCTCCCGTCTTTTTTCTAAAATGCAAAATTAACAAATCAATATTACGCTTCAGATTTTTTTTGTGGTTTCGCTTTAAATGGATTATAAAAAATGAAAGCAACAGCTGTTACAAAGAATATCACAATTTCTACTATAATTGCACTATACATATTTTCTCCGATAACTCCCTTTAGGATTTTCAGCCAAAAGGAACTGGCAAATCCTCCCAGATTCATAAGTGCCATCAATATAGATGTAGCCGCAGCTACGGTCGCCGGCGGAGTACAAATTCCTATCCAGGCAAAAAACGTCGGCATAATGATAGAGAATCCAAAACCAAGCATCATCAGCCCGGCAGTCATCACTGCAGCCTGACTACCCGTATAAACCAGAAGTGCTCCTACACCACACAGAGCATATCCCAGTGTCAGACACCACCGCTGCGCGATCTGGAAAATCTTCCCGAACAGAAAACCTGCTACGCAGCCCGCTACAGTATACATGGACAATGCGGTTGCTGCTGCTGCCGCACCTCCGGCATCTCTCTCGGCAAATAACACCGACATGTTCATCATAACCGGATAATTCAACATATTAAAGAGGAAAAACAAAATTGCAATTCCCCATACTGCACCGCTTACTTTTTCCTTTGGCTTTACACCCACATCTTTTGATGCTGCCGGTGCAGTTTCCGGTTCCGGAAGGAAAAACGCCATAATTAAACCAATCAGACTGAATGCATGACCATAGAAAGTATAATTCCATCCGATTTCTGCCAGGCCGCCGCCCAGCAACTGCATAATAATACCTCCGGCATTCATGAATAAAGTTCCATAACCCAGCATTGATGCCTGTTTCTGTCCATTATACAATCCAATAATCAAGGCATTGCCAAGAGGTGCCATCAGACCAAGACCGAACCCGAGAATCGCTCTGCAGACCAGGGTTCCTGTATAATTATCAAAAAATGCCGGCGCACAGCCTCCCGCCAGATAAAGCAGACTGGCCACGATAGCCAACGTACGGTACTTCACCTTTTTTCCCATAACCCCGCCTGCAATAAAAGTCGCGATTACCACGAACAATGTGGGTAAGGTGGAAATCCAGGATACATCTTTTCCCTCAAAATGTGCCGCCAGAGTGGCCATGGCTGGAGTCACAATTGTCACTCCCATAGATACCAGGAATAAGGATAAAATGGACGCTGTACTGATTGGACTGACCTTGTTTTTCTCTTTCATAAATATCCCCCTTTTATAATGTAACATCATCTTATAGTTCTTTCTATTCCGTTTCACTCTAAAATATTATACAAAATATTATTTGGGGATGCTATGTGTGTTGCGTACGAATTTGGTATAAGATAAAATCAGTATTTTTGTACGATTAATATGTACAGCCTTTCATGAACATCCTCATACCTATGTGCATAAACTATCTTCAAATGCACGCTGGTATAGCCGTTCATATGTCGCCTATACGAGTCAGAAGGAAGAATAGCTTATGCATAAAGTTATGAATGAAAACTATATCGATTTACTTGTAGATACTTCATTACTCAATGAATTAGGCAAAGGATATACACTTGAAAGGCTAAATGATAGATATTCGATTCTACATTATCCTGTCAGCAAGTTGAACATGTGCCATCTTGGCTACCTTCCCTATCACGTGTTTCCAACACTGTATACATTAAATTCGGCAATCAGTCTTCAAAAATCCGGTGTAACCAGTATTCAGGATAACAGCAACTTTTCTTTATTCGGAGGCGGTGTCTTGATTGGTTTTGTGGATACCGGAATTGATTACAGACATAATGCCTTTTTAAAGTCTGATGGTACCACAAAAATATTTTCTATCTGGGATCAGACGGAAGATGACGGAACGCCTCCTCCCCAATTTACTTTTGGGTCGGAATATAATCAGGAAGTAATCAATCTGGCTTTACTGAACAACGACTCCTTTGAACTTGTCCCCACTACAGATGACAACGGGCATGGTACCATGATGGCTGGAATTGCTGCCGGAAACCGGAATCAATCTGCCAATTTCGGCGGCGTCGCACCAGAAGCAGAGCTGATTGTTGTAAAACTTGCACCTGCAAAGCAAGCAAATAAGTGGATTTTCAGTATTCGGGAAGACGCCCTCTGTTACCCTGAAACAAATATCATTGCCGGCATTCACTATGTAAGGGAGGTTGCAGAACGGCTCAGGCGGCCTTTAATCATTTGCCTTGGTATAGGCTCGAGTCAAAGCGCTCATGATGGACAAAGTGCATTAAGTTGGTATCTGAATACTCTGGCCACCTATCCAAGAGTTGGCATATGCACATCCGTCGGCAACGAAGGAAATAACCAAAGACATTACCGCGGAAATATGAATGCAGGAGAGGGTTCAAAAAAAATCGAATTTAGTATCGACGCAGCTGATTCCCAATTCCCTCTGGAACTATGGCAACCCTCTCCTAACAGACTGACATTGGAATTGAAATCACCCACAGGGCAGCATATACAGAGTCTCAATCCCGGCTTTAACAGATGTTATGAACACAATTTTATTCTCGAATCCACAAAAGTCTACCTCAACAATTTTATTATGGAAGAAGAAACCGGAGATCAGTTGATTCTAATGAGGTTTGAAAGTGCACAAGCCGGAATCTGGACTTTACGTGTAACAAATCTCGACAGTATTGACACTCACTTTAATATCTGGATGCCTTCAGGGAATATTATTACCAACAGAACACATTTTCTGGAACCTGATCCATTCACTACAGTAACATCGCCCAGTAATGCTGCTAACGCAATATCCGTTACCGCTTATAATCCGCTGGAAAATAGTATTCTGCTCACCTCAAGCCGGGGCTTTTCCACCAACAACACGATAACACCTGATATCGCTGCTCCGGGTTACAACCTCAGCTGCCCGATTCCCGGGCAGGGTTACGGCACAGCTACGGGAACCGGTGCTGCGTCTGCACATACAGCTGGAATTTTGGCATTACTTATGGAGTGGGCTGTCTCAAAAGGAAATTATACAACCATTACCGGCAGAGACCTCAATCGGTTGATCATACGGGGAGCACGCAGGGATCCCTTCCTCACCTATCCCAATCAAATCTGGGGCTATGGAAAAATTAATATTTCCGGAGTATTTGAAAGTCTGATTTAATAAAAAAAGAAATTCACACTCTTTTCTGTAAGAACTGTGAATTTCTTTTAGATTTAAGATAAGTATTGACTGAATTCTATCCTTTCCCTGTTTGGCCCTTCGATTGTAAAGAACCTCACCCCATTCTCCCAGAACGGAAGAAAATGTATCTCATCGTTCAGGGTGTTCAATCCCAGCAGGCCCACTTCCTTATATATTTCTTCAACATCTGTCACGTCGATTGCCACGTGATCTATCGCACCATACTCCATCTTCACGTCTTGCGCCTCATAAGCTTCAATCACAAGGTTTTTCAGCCTAAAAAAAACCACTCTCGCATGTTCCTGTTCGTTCACAGTCTCGAATGCAATATCGAATCCCAGCTTTTCATAAAATTCAATCGTAGCCTGCATATTCTGTGTAGGTATTCCTACATGTTGTATCCCTGTCAAATAGTTCTGCATCTTCTGTCTTCCTGTCATCTGTATTCCTCCTGATTAACTTTTATTGTCTATTAAGTCAAGCCGGTATCCGCCTGATCTCTCATTAAAGAAAAAGACTCCAATTCCGCTCATACCCAGATGGACCCCCAGCACTCCGCCGATTTCTGTAATTGCCGTCGCACATTCCGGAAGAGACTTTTTAATCTTCTCCTCCACCTTTTCAGCCAACAGCCTGTCCCCTGCATGGGCA
The window above is part of the Novisyntrophococcus fermenticellae genome. Proteins encoded here:
- a CDS encoding metal ABC transporter substrate-binding protein gives rise to the protein MKKYISIILAGALALFLLSACGNENDSQEKSLQIVTTIFPEYDWVREILGADADHTELTMLLNNGVDLHSYQPTAEDILKISTCDLFIYVGGESDAWVEDALQEATNKNMRVINLLDVLGSSAKEEELVEGMESEEGEESGAEEEGPEYDEHVWLSLKNTQVFVHEIADNLAEIDSQNADKYQNNAAAYNEKLASLDEDYKSTLDASSQKTLLFGDRFPFRYLVDDYGLSYYAAFVGCSAETEASFETIAFLAGKTEELGLTCVLTIESSDQKIAQTIIDNTQTKDQNILTLDSMQSATSEDAANGVTYLSVMDSNLSVLKEALQ
- a CDS encoding MFS transporter, with translation MKEKNKVSPISTASILSLFLVSMGVTIVTPAMATLAAHFEGKDVSWISTLPTLFVVIATFIAGGVMGKKVKYRTLAIVASLLYLAGGCAPAFFDNYTGTLVCRAILGFGLGLMAPLGNALIIGLYNGQKQASMLGYGTLFMNAGGIIMQLLGGGLAEIGWNYTFYGHAFSLIGLIMAFFLPEPETAPAASKDVGVKPKEKVSGAVWGIAILFFLFNMLNYPVMMNMSVLFAERDAGGAAAAATALSMYTVAGCVAGFLFGKIFQIAQRWCLTLGYALCGVGALLVYTGSQAAVMTAGLMMLGFGFSIIMPTFFAWIGICTPPATVAAATSILMALMNLGGFASSFWLKILKGVIGENMYSAIIVEIVIFFVTAVAFIFYNPFKAKPQKKSEA
- a CDS encoding metal ABC transporter ATP-binding protein; amino-acid sequence: MALITCQNLTLGYDGKAIVQDLSFSIHAGEYFCIVGENGSGKSTLMKALLHLQPPISGNIMTGDGLKSNEIGYLPQQTMVQRDFPASVREVVLSGCQGHCGLRPFYNREEKALAEENIKKMGLEDLGSHCYRELSGGQQQRALLARALCATRKVLLLDEPVSGLDPKVTAEMYRLIEQLNRKDGITILMISHDIQAAITYASHILHISDTTFFGTKEDYLKSNSGKQFLFMEGGARQ
- a CDS encoding metal ABC transporter permease codes for the protein MNIFFEKLALYLGYPFVRYALIVGVLIALCSSLFGVTLVLKRFSFIGDGLSHVAFGAMAIAAILNLSNEILFVLPATVVCAVLLLKTGQNAKIKGDAAIAMISVGALAIGYLLMNLFSTSSNLSGDVCSTLFGSTSILTLTKGEVWLCAGLSVLVVAIFILFYNKIFAVTFDETFAQAVGSNAGAYNLLIAVVIAVIIVLAMNLVGSLLISALVIFPALSAMRVFKNFKAVTICSAVLSVFCALAGILISILAGTPVGSTIVAVDIVAFAFFSLAGIVAGGIRK
- a CDS encoding VOC family protein — encoded protein: MTGRQKMQNYLTGIQHVGIPTQNMQATIEFYEKLGFDIAFETVNEQEHARVVFFRLKNLVIEAYEAQDVKMEYGAIDHVAIDVTDVEEIYKEVGLLGLNTLNDEIHFLPFWENGVRFFTIEGPNRERIEFSQYLS
- a CDS encoding S8 family peptidase, with product MHKVMNENYIDLLVDTSLLNELGKGYTLERLNDRYSILHYPVSKLNMCHLGYLPYHVFPTLYTLNSAISLQKSGVTSIQDNSNFSLFGGGVLIGFVDTGIDYRHNAFLKSDGTTKIFSIWDQTEDDGTPPPQFTFGSEYNQEVINLALLNNDSFELVPTTDDNGHGTMMAGIAAGNRNQSANFGGVAPEAELIVVKLAPAKQANKWIFSIREDALCYPETNIIAGIHYVREVAERLRRPLIICLGIGSSQSAHDGQSALSWYLNTLATYPRVGICTSVGNEGNNQRHYRGNMNAGEGSKKIEFSIDAADSQFPLELWQPSPNRLTLELKSPTGQHIQSLNPGFNRCYEHNFILESTKVYLNNFIMEEETGDQLILMRFESAQAGIWTLRVTNLDSIDTHFNIWMPSGNIITNRTHFLEPDPFTTVTSPSNAANAISVTAYNPLENSILLTSSRGFSTNNTITPDIAAPGYNLSCPIPGQGYGTATGTGAASAHTAGILALLMEWAVSKGNYTTITGRDLNRLIIRGARRDPFLTYPNQIWGYGKINISGVFESLI
- a CDS encoding uroporphyrinogen decarboxylase family protein, with translation MLTKRQNLLETIHGGNPDRFVNQYEYLQLVYDPTTLASLGNCPKGGSGRNGWGVMIRFPENVPGPFPDTSEEFKVIKDVTRWRDYVKAPEIHFNNEEWAPFVAMAEDADRNEQFVAPFVGPGIFEKLHYLMGMEEAMMAFYEEPEAMHELIDFLVDYEISAAAEIIKHLHPDALFHHDDWGSQRSSFLSPDMFGEFIAPAYKKIYGFWKNNGVELIVHHSDSYAANLVPYMIDAGINIWQGVMSTNNVPELVQKYGGQISFHAGIDNGIVDRVDWSKENIMNEVEEMCKACGKLYYIPGTTMGGPESTYPGVYEAVSEAIDEMSKKMF